The Vibrio diazotrophicus DNA window GAGCACAGCTTCCGTCCTTATCTGACTTACTATAGCAACGAGAACAACTGGGGTTTCTATTCAAACCTAGAGTATCTCTATAGTGCAGAAGACAAAAGCGAATGGGGTGAGCGTACTGAAGAAGGTTATAGCTTACTCTTCAAGCCTTATAAGCGCTTTGGCAGTTGGGAGTTGGGTGTCGAGTTGTACTACCAAATCAAAGACAATGAAGATCACCAAGCCAACGGTGGTATCAATGAAATCAGTGATTTCACTGAGAAATATATCGAACCTATTGTGCAATATAGCTTTGATGATGCCGGTGTGCTTTATGCGCGTATTCGTGTTGGTGAAAACGAAACTCGCAATGCTTCTAACAGTGGCGGTGGAAACGCTGACATCGATTACTTCAAAGACATTCGTAAAGCAACCTTGGGTTATGAACAAGCAGTTGGTGATAGCTGGTTGCTAAAAGGGGAGTATGAGTACGCGAATGAAGTAGAAGAAAAAAGTAAACTGGCTGGATGGGAAGCGAAGAATGAGAGTGAGCTAAAACAGCACACGGTTTATCTTCAAGCTTTATACCGTTTCTAACCCGAGTTAAGAGGTCAACATGCTGAGTGTTTCAGAAATTGCGCAAAGTTTATCAGGTCGAATTGAGGGGGATGGCTCACTAGTGGTGGACACCATACGTCCTGTTGTCAGTGATGTAGAGGGTGGACTCGCCGTTGTGTTTGCCCGATCTGATCTTAAACAGCTTTCTGAAACCTCAGCGGAAGTGCTGGTGGGGCCTGCGGCGATTTTGCAAAGCCCCGCCAAAGCACACATTGTGATTGATCATTTAGATGTAGAGAAAATCAATCAGCTTTTACGCTATTACAAAGTGCATAAATACCAACTGTTTGACCAAGGAAACACCTCGACCGTTGATGGGGTTTACATTGGCAAACATTGTCAGATAGGGCAGAACTGCCATTTCATGCCCGGAGTACGCATCATGAATGGCGTGACCATTGGTAACAATGTAGCAATTCATGCCAATACTGTGATTAAAGAAGGAACCGTGATCGGCAACAACGTCATTATCGATTCCAATAACTCGATTGGTAACTACAGCTTTGAATATATGTCTGGCAAAGATGGCAGCTATCAACGTATGGAAAGTATTGGCCGAGTCATCATTGAGGATGATGTCGAGATTGGCTGTAACAACACCATTGACCGAGGCACTCTAGGTGACACTGTAATTGGTAAAGGCAGCAAAATAGACAATCAAGTGCAAATTGGTCACGACTGCCGCATTGGTAAACATTGTTTGATCATCTCTCAATGTGGCTTCGCCGGACACACCGTGCTGGGCGATCACGTAGTGGTACATGGACAAGTTGGCACTGCTGGACACATTAACATCGGTAGCCACTCGGTGATTAAGGCCAAGTCAGGCGTGAGCCACTCTTGCCCTCCAGGTAGCGATCTGTTTGGTTACCCAGCTAAAGAGTCCAAAGCGTATTACCGTAATCTTGCGGTGCTGAACAAACTGACTCAGCA harbors:
- the lpxD gene encoding UDP-3-O-(3-hydroxymyristoyl)glucosamine N-acyltransferase; the protein is MLSVSEIAQSLSGRIEGDGSLVVDTIRPVVSDVEGGLAVVFARSDLKQLSETSAEVLVGPAAILQSPAKAHIVIDHLDVEKINQLLRYYKVHKYQLFDQGNTSTVDGVYIGKHCQIGQNCHFMPGVRIMNGVTIGNNVAIHANTVIKEGTVIGNNVIIDSNNSIGNYSFEYMSGKDGSYQRMESIGRVIIEDDVEIGCNNTIDRGTLGDTVIGKGSKIDNQVQIGHDCRIGKHCLIISQCGFAGHTVLGDHVVVHGQVGTAGHINIGSHSVIKAKSGVSHSCPPGSDLFGYPAKESKAYYRNLAVLNKLTQHYEQLKTSQPEQKRWLARLFEKRSA